The DNA segment ttcaatggattatgccattgaatatagtggatttcccgctgtactagaagggtacagtgatgctaactggatctctgatttagatgagacaaaatccactagtggttatgtattcacacttgggggtggtgcaattacatggagatcagccaaacaaacaattattgcaagatcaacaatggaatctgagtttgtcgctcttgagatggctggtagtgaggctgagtggttgaaaaacttcttagcaaacattccattgggaatgaaaccaaccccatcggtgtctatacactgtgattgccaatcggcaatagctatagcgaaaaacaagaattacaatggaaagaatagacatattcaattgagacacaatttggtgaagcagctgctaaagagtgaaattatttccattgactatgtgaagtcagaacggaatctagcagatcctctgacaaaaccctttggaagaaatatgattttagaaacatcgaggggaatgggacttaagccacttgtaaacaaacaagtgatggtaacccaacctttgtgattggagatcccatgaatNaggttcatatgggtaaaaacaagtcacttgttagttctgatagcactaatttgattttaaatcaaatatgtcccttcctatggtgtgtgtgtgtgtgtgaaagtgctagagactgcattattgagaggttaaactttgtaattaatcaaagtttttaatgatcttcatatcccttatgggtggtgtatgatttgcagcatacacttgatgaaatcacctatatgagtgtcaagtggggccgcttgcatgagatcttggcatgatctctagagcactcatgaataccgggcacgcgcatggcctagtaagcgcatCACAACGATAACAACAAGGAATGTGGGGGTGTaatgtgattgataaacctctaacacactcaagtatctttggttcatatagcttgctataccaactatactgtgtgttaagtttcttgatctaagactggttcatatagcttgctataccagttCTGGTGCATTACATCTTGTGAAACCcagaataatttcttttctctttcatttgtatatatattttgcaatatgtgggggattgttataaaaatagtaCCGTTAGAGTGATATTGCAAAATATCTTTGACTGTGCACGTTCCGCAAAAAGCGTTGGAACGTTTCAACCGAGTCTCAACCTTCCAGCGTCTCCCGCAAGGCTCGGGATTTACTCACCGTGGAAATGGCTTCGTGGAAACCGCAAGGCACGGGATTTTCCCGTTGGTTTTGGGCCTTGGGCCAATATTCGATGGTTTTtcactctataaatagagtggCTTTCATCCATTCCATCACACACAATTCATCAGTtctctctttctcattctcACTCTCCTTTCTattaatttctttctcttttcttcatctctcaAAATTCtgggtttatttttattctcccTAAAGgagatccttgctagttctgagatcctcagagattgctctgagaagttcctgttgtatcctgggggacttgcgcaacacaccgcagataagtccttaagggCAGTGACTTTACGTGCCTCAGAAAAtatttgttcgtgattctgtcagcATTTCTACAACATCTTATTGAACTCTATTTATTATACTTGCTCTGCTTTAGAACTTTAGGTTAATGTATATTTGCTACGTTTAGGAACTTCTGTATGATTGTATTGAACTTGTTATATATGCCTCTCTTGTCTACTATGTTTTctattctgatttttttttctgatgcccaaaagaagagaaagttcAATGCAAAATGCAAGAACATGGAGTTGGCCATCATAAAAAAGAGGAAGATTATTGACAGGAAGAgctaaacattttttatgatgCTCCAAATCCaactaatttgtttttaataatgtttaaatgttcttgttaaaattaattaattgctaaaatttgttaaaatgaaTGTGTTGGAGAACGAGGTTATTAACTTATTGTTAAATCTGTTAAATAGCTAAGAAGCTCAGTCtctgttttaataaattaagttatttatcCAATTGATTTAAAACTGTATGTATTGTTAAATTTgatgagaatgaaaatttaGAAGTTAAACtctttgttttaatcgatttataagttatttatctaattaattaaaatttttaatattatattttttttatatatataaaaaacatttaagatCATTCAATTGTTGAGAAAGAACATCCTTGAAATATTCTTGAAGAGTAAGAACATCAattgaatgaaatcaaaattTGCAAGAATGGATAGAAAGAACTAATAAgtaattttaactttatgtgTAAAATTTGCACTAGAAGTGTatctgtttcttttctttttctgtaaaTTCTtgttactattatattatttgatgttTAGGCAAATTTCTTAAAATGAGTGTTAGTAGTCTCAAATTAGAAACTATTCTTGTTTTATTAGAGATATACGTTGTATAGGaaattttgcaatattataataacttttttttttttttatagtagaTTGTTTttcaatacaaattatttaaaagaagacTTGATGCAAACTTTTTAAAGTTAAACCCATATAAAATCAtgaatatcttattttattttaaacctttaaaaagtgaaaatgttgAATTCAAACCGTTTTAATACACcagaatttttaataaaatcaattttaaactacatcaattttaaactaattcatCTTTTTTGGTTAAGATATTTTGATCTACAATTCTAACAATTTGAAGActcaaacttaaataaattcaattataaaattatgagtcccaacataatataaataaaacatatataaagaaaaggaatacaaatttattattttcaagttttaGATTTAGAATATAGAAATCtttctctttataaataaattcagGACTCAGATTCATTTTTTCTGCCTACCTATTCACTCCTATTCACTCCTCATTATATGTacacttttaataatttatttattttcaataaattcttatttttcttttcatatttaaaatcctatttaaaactttttatttttctattaaaaatactattttaacctgtttcagaaaaaaatattaaacataaaaaatattaaagaccGAAAGTAAAATCAAATCATTTATCATAAAACACAGGCATATTTAAATCAACAAagtaaatgtaaatatttatgaagACATCTTAAACTTTGATGTATATATCCTATTAAAAGTTATTCTTCAATTGGATGTATATATGTTGTTAAATgtattatgttaaatttctcttattataaaaaattaaaagactgaactaacttttcttttttaaaaagattatttttaatttttacttaaaattaaaaaataaaaacatatttaatctttaattaataatcacgtattttaaaatttttgaaatttaaaataattattttaaacaaaataatatttttcaaatattatcatCATCTGGATCATTACACATACCAAGAACAATGCATAGATCAGAAATGTGGCAGGGGAATCTAAAATTGTCACAATCTCATAAGAAAAACATTCCTGAAacattttctatttgttttttccTAAAGAGATAAACCCTATATTAAACCCACATCACTATGCAAAGATAAAGACAAATTTTGGTTGTTTGGTTTTTAAACTTTACTAATTTCAAAAGTGATTAGAGACAAAATTGAAAGAACTTTATCAATAGAGATGaaagaaagtaaataattaaagagatattattatttagtaacatctaaaataaaaaaatgtttcatatatttattcatatcCATTTCTCTTTTACATTATAATTCTATCATTGAAGACAATTTCTACCCTACATTCccatataaaagaaagtttctctttcttttttccttagacatttctcttatttttgtgAAATCTATTATTATCATtgctaatattttatttttaaccattccaatcttaaaaaaaatacaaaataataataaaaattattaaaacagtGTCATTCTactttcaaaacattaaaatatttaaaagatagcAATAATTTTGCTTTTCTCCACCGGCATTTAATACGTAGCCAAGTGGCACTACCTTTGTGGTTCAAATCTCAACTGAAGATTAGGACCAAATTAATGAAAGcacattaaaaacaaatatcattCGTAGAAAATGATAATCTTTacgaatatattatttttttgtaacgatcaaagtttaataaaaatagaaaaatgagagAATCTGACACCCACTAAATTTAGCagaaatatgtaataaataatttattttaaaaaatgtgttttgatattttaatgtgtgggaatgtatttatttatgtaatttttaaataaataaataatataaataaaagcagTTCTGAATCATCCGATGAACACTGAAAATTCCATTATTCTTTCTATGCAAGGTTACAAGATGTgatcaaattgaacataaaccacctcaaatgaaaaagaagaaaaaaaaaaaaaacaactcacACATTACAACAATAATCCGTGGCAAAGTCAAAAGTGCTGAAGAACAAACTCATAGCACCGTACACGATTTATTGCAGATTGGGAATTGATgttaagcaaaagaaaaaaagaaaaatcaagaaccaCAAAAAGGGttcaagagaaagaaaagaaaagaaaaaggagaaatatATTTACAACAACATGTGTTCTTTCAGTTCGTGAAATTTGAGAAATCTACCTCATGTTGTTGTTGCAGAGCATGAAATCCAACATCCTTGACCAAGCTACTCGTAGCCGAGGATAAACCCTGTTCCTGTAACTTCTTGATTCTCTGAAAACATATTCCATTGTTTCCACAAACAGATTCAAGCTTCTGATCGGTGGCACGTAAAGGGTCAGAGGAACTGTGGAGAAAGCCACTGTGAAGAACAGCTGcaacatttcttcttctttttctaattcTCTGATGACCCACTTGAAGAAAGGTTGAAAAGGTGGATGCTTTGGATTCAGGAAGAAAAAGGGTATTTGAATTTGGATTTGGATTTGGGTTTTGTTTGAGTTTCTGAAATTTTTGTGAATGAGGtcagagaagaagaaagaaggagTTTGACTAATAAGagataagagagagagagttctGGAATCTCGATGTAGGTTGAAGCAACTCAAACTccaaaaatgtatatatattattatcaattttttatttttatttttttaaactacgCAGTGTGTGAGTGAATTAAGTAATTGCAGTAAATGGAAAGATGTCGGCTATTACGTTTAAAGATATTTCCAGATTTGCTTGGATTGTTCTTGATGAGAAAATTACTGTATTTCTTACTGATGTGGTTGGATGTTTAATTAGAgattatgattaaattaaaacttgCGTAAGATATTAGTTACATGTGTATTATTATTGTGGTTGGATTTTTAATTAGAGATCATGTTAGGTTAAACATGTGTCAGTTTGATCACGTGCCCGatgatgataaaattatttaattatgtaaacttttatttgtttctaattgttttatcatcatcataatTAGTAATAGCGTGATTTTCTAAATTTACAGGATTAAAAATGAATTGGTAcaagtttataattatatataaaatatcatcgATATGTGAGAATATACGTGATAattcaatacaaaatatttaatgttttagtgacatgtattttaatattaattacattagttattttatatttaggaaaatatgtctttattagtaaaattatatattttaaattatttaatatagcAATCTACTATGATATGACATTAATGagtacatatttttaatttctttatataatgaTATCTTAAGTTGGTGTtagattttcctttttttttcgtgaggaaaaaaataatgaataaaaaaaaagataaaagtttcCTTTTTTAAAGTTACATGTATTTTTGgtcatttttaaagttattaaaatttatttattttattgtgaagTGATTTCgaacattttctaattttataaaaagaaatagtacAAGGTATTATGGAAACACATTACCTAACcaataagaacaaaaaatgtGCCAACTGTCCTAATAAACGtaagagagaataagaaagaTGTGTGAAACGCTCcacaacagaaaataaacaacaaatcgTACtgtaatatacttttaataaattgtattaCAAAACCTTCTTTTTAAGTGTAAACTTAGATGATCATAAGTTTTAACTTTGCAAAACATTATGTGAAATTGTAAAAGGGTTTCTTAATGCAAGAggaaatataaaatcatgtgagttaaattgttattattctttcttttatgtatatGATATAACCATAAAAATGTGGGATTATTgcgtatgattttttttattttcacaaatattaatataaaaataggtttttatgttttcaaattcATGTCTATATGAATCTAATAGATATAAAAGATGCATGATAATATTATcagttatttaaattataattttaaatataagcaATCATATTGAAAACTATATTATGTAAGAATAATGTCattaacacataaaaacaataaaagagaccttgttagttttaaaaaagagagagaatgatTTGATgtagataaattaaaatcaataactaATATGGTTGTAATAACCTTTTCACACCATTATCTACTCGTctattttaagttatataacGATGTTATCAATATAATGACAAAGTTATATAGACTTCTTCATGAAAGGAAACATTATTTTACATTCAATTGCTTAAGGAACAGTTGGTCACAACTAAGATAAGAAAAACTCTTAGAGTAGTTAGTTTTGCTTTAGGAAATAATGTATCAAGGTAGTCAACTCTTCAAGTTGTATAGATTAGTAAACAATtagctttatttatttttatgttaccatcatcataaaattttattttgtaaactcATTTGTAGTTAATAGGAatcttacttaaaaaaatttcatttacttctcaatcactagtgcaaaatatgttttttataacaACATATTATACTGGTTCTAATCTACCAGATATAAAAAGTGAGGTGGTGACAATGTTGTATATAATGTGAAATCTTTTGTATCAATTTGACTAATAGCCATTATAAAAAGTGGTGCgttaacaattatataataaattgaaaattttgtataCTGGTTCTAAGTGTAATTGGTATAGAAAGTATTTTCTATAACTTTCCTTTTCAAACCCAATTTCACCATTCTTTCTAACTTcaacccctaaaccctaacttCTTCCTAACCATTTTGGTGAACTTTTGGCTTCTCCTGTACACTCTCCAGAGTTGCTTCAACGCCTCAAACCTCACCAACTTCATAAATCCCTTGTGTAACACCACCCAATACCTCGCCCTCTGCGTGGAGTGGCTCTCGGTGTACGCCGTTGCCATCCATGAAAGTCTTTGTCACTGTTGATGTTTCAAAgtaatcaattttttcaataagTAAACTGAGTAATTTGTAGTACAACAAGTGTCATATCCACAAAGATTTGGTAGAATATGCAATGTTTTAAAGTAGTTTACTTGTAAGGAAATAAAGTTGGTTTCAAAGAGTAATAAGTtacaaaaacaattttgattGAAAAGGTTGACTTCAAGATGATAAAGACATGTTGAAGTTAGATTTCACCACTTTGTAACTCTCTTGTAAtgattcaattattatttataaacatgCAATTAATCATGTTCTGAGAGTTCTCTTTGAATGTAACTTTAAGTTCATTCCTAGATCTTAAAGCCTAAAATAACCTTACTTCAGTATGATTCCTCAATGACTGCTTGAATGAACCACTTGCATTAATATAATGACTTATAAGTAGCTAAAGTCTTAGATTTATTCCTAGCAGATAAAAGCAATAGGAGAATTTGTTGGACCAAAACTTGAGACTAGTTCCTACTCAATCCTAAGCTATTGAAATAAGATGGGTGATGAGTTTATCTAAATTTAGATATAAACTAATTCACAAACATGTAATAAAAGCGTACATTGTTAGataaaacaatatcaataaaagAGTTTTAAAGGGTTACATCTTGGCTTCAACACATAGCGAGATTTAGCTCCTCATAATAGATGAgaacaatacaaaatattaaacaacCATTCTCTCTTATGACCTCTAATAATGTTCACTAAGTAAAGAGGTAAGTTTCTAAGAAGCTCTCTAAAAATCTCTCAATAGAACCTCTCCAAAAATTCTCTCAAAATAGAGGTGCAactatgtttttataaattgtcTAGGCATGACTTCAATAGTGCACTTGTGGTTCCAACTGCAAAGGTTTCTCCCTAAGGTAGGTTTGCTTATGTGGCTCAAGTCTCATGCTTTGATGTTGTAGATAACTTCTTTGAGAATGAATATTTACGGCTTAACCTCAAGTTCAATGCTTAAGGTTTCCTTCTCATGAgggttttcttgtgttttaaatctCAATTTTACTGTTTAGGTACACAACTACGcgcgcgcacacacacacacagagatatatatatatatatatatatatatatatatatatatattggttaatttcaaatattgtgAGAAACTTAACATAGTTATTGTTTATGCGAAAAGGAATTATGAGTGCAAAGTTGTACTATATATACATAAAGTTGGACTCGTGGGAAAACTTACACATTACTAGAATTTTACTACTGAAGCAAGTTAACAATATCTTAAAATTGTTCTTGGTTGAAATCAACATTTAGAAAAGTGCTTCCAAATAATAGAACctttttggaaataaaaaaccTTTACATTCTTCTATTTAAGCTTATAATTGTGAGAAAATTCGTGTTTAAacattttttccctttttgttttctagtctatttatttatataaatattatgtcATTCATTATAAATAGTGACTCATTATcaatatgttataaaattaagaaatcagAATAAAAGTATCGaaaattcaaaatgtattttatagtTATCTCTTATTggaatcattttattttctgttcatatatgtgcatttatgttcatatatttttatacttatattcctttctttttttatactgctttgaacaattatatatatcaattgtactctttccttatcattcaataaaaaataatcattctttctttcttctctttgtaacatggtatcagagtcaggATAGAGCCTATTCTAGcaatatttgttgggcatattgtttcATCCGCTATTGGGCcattatcggaccacccattaatatctagtctcacgctcgagatgtatatacctggacgtgaggggggtgtgttggaagtcccacatcgactagagataagaccaatttataatatataagtgggatgcagacctcaccttacaaacctaacatctctcttttttttttcttcataatttatACTATAAAGAATAATAAGATGCACATATACGTTTCACTGAAagcaaaaaaaacaacactGTGATTACTTAAAAACTTTCATTAGTTTGATCAATTATTGTTATACAAGTACTAACACCAAAAAATGGAAGTCTGTGCCGAATTGTTGGTGTtgtattattcatatttttcttaattagattgaaaatatttttttttggatttattaTGCTTTGTTGGTTACAAGTACGAATTCAGTTTAATAAGATAACTTAATCCGAACCAATCTaacataaaaacatttaaatttgtttttatacaGTGATTAGGTCGGATTCcaaaaagaaatcatatatGATCGAAGTTTTCTTTTCGGAATCTGAATagaattaattgaattaattacataatatagTTAGCTAAAGTGGGGTGTTAcataatatgttatatatatatatatatatatatatatatatatatatatatatatatatatatatatatatatatatatatattatttaactttaatttaattcaatttatttcatgtttttctatctttagagtctcttaatttatatttaattttataatttatttaattttccacttgaaaaacatatttaacatgtaaaataatttaacgtaattaaagtaaaataattatatttttaaaaatttaatgatcaaatatatgaaaaattcaaataaaaataaattttaatttcaacaaagTGAGAAACTAAATACTATTTAAACTTATACAATCATTTTAGCATAAAACATGTATATACAATAGAATGAACGCTAAAAAGtctaattaatttgtataaaattataaattgaaactTCACTGTcactattttttaaagaaaaatgtaaatgtCCTTATTAGAAGTcgttgaactttttttttttcttggaaagtGGTGTTCTATTAAGGAAACGTGTATTAACGTTAGCCACAAATCATGAACACGTCGACAACTAAAAAGGTACTTAAGTGATGGTTGTTGTCCTAAACAAATCTATTTTCAGATGTTTCATGTAAAAGATTTACCTCGTAGATTCTAGgaacaaaatctaaaaaatcttaaatattcaAGAAATAATACAcgttcaaaataaacaaaagaatgtatttaaagaattaaaaacttatGAATTGATTGTTTCGTAAATTCTCTTTCTTGTACATGAATTTAATTAACTCACTGTTTAGTTATGAATGTAAATAGAGAGGAAAAAGGGAAAGTAAAGGTTTTGCGAttatggtttctttttttaaaaacaaaaaacatatatcatagAATCATGGTTAGATTAGATTAAGAGTCTCACTCGGTAAAAAAAATCTTGATTGATTCTTTGGTATATTCACTTTTGGGATCATGTGTGTACttgatacatatttttaaaaaactttcaatttcatttttaaatagtttaatgtgTATCAatcaagttattttttattcatatggTTTAAATTGATAATGTTGATTTATTATGTGTGTTGACTTGAGAATTATATGATgtagtgatattttttttttttctgacgtgTAATATGGAGGgcataatgatataaaaattaggagtactcagaaaaataaaaaaggaaattgaTATAATGCTGAATTAGGGATTCACACAACTTTGAGCAAAAAGGAAGTTGGGGATACGATAACAAAGAGGGGAAGAAAAATTGGGATTCAGTTCTTATCAAAGTGAAAGTGAAGATTAGAGTTTCATTGACAGTGAAGTTGGTTGGATTGAAGATTGAATGTACGCTTATGTTCAGTGCATGTGATTGTGTGTgttgttttagggtttttgacaTTATTGTGGTGTTGCGTCGATTGCATAATTCAAGGTtagtttttatatgtttttagtgATGTGGAGGGAGAAGGTGATTGTGAAGAAGATCTTGATGGAGAGGGGATGGTCATTGTCAAGAAGATGTTAATGTGGATGGAGACTATAAAGAAGTTAATGTGGAGGGAGATGGACACTGTGAAGAAGTTAATATGGAGGGTTGTCCAGGAGGGAAAGGATTTGCCTTAGCCCGGTGAGGAGGGGGAGGGTGATTGTGAAGAAGACAGTTGATTGATAAcggtaatttttaccattatctatggtgcaattttcttgccaaatcaacactcctgaagCTTGAAACACGCTTAATCCTCattttaatctaactttgtgaataaattcaGCTTAGGTTATACACActagttttcatcactaattcctcaaattttgtaggaactttgttCGCTTTGGAAGGACATTTAAGCTATCgaaagtggagaaccaaggaaaagcttagaagatgaagttttgaagatgttTCCCTTCACAAGtggcgcccaggcgcccctaaagggcgcTCAACGCCCTTCAACTCGCAGTTTTGCCCATTCACTCACGCCCAGGCGCCCTTTAGGGGCGCTTAATGCCCTTCAGTTCACTGTTTTCACCAATTGCCCACGCCTAGGCACCCTTTAAGGGGCGCCCAATGTCCTTTGTCTCGCTGTTTTTGGCAATTCTTCACGCCTGGGTGCCCCCCAAAGAGCGTTGGGCGCCCTTGGCTTCGCTGTTGGAGCTTAATTTGTGGCGCCTAGGCGCCCCAgaaaagggcgctgggcgcgactttttgctgagttggcaccctagacctataaaaggcacacagtttt comes from the Vigna radiata var. radiata cultivar VC1973A chromosome 2, Vradiata_ver6, whole genome shotgun sequence genome and includes:
- the LOC106755893 gene encoding uncharacterized protein LOC106755893, whose translation is MLQLFFTVAFSTVPLTLYVPPIRSLNLFVETMEYVFRESRSYRNRVYPRLRVAWSRMLDFMLCNNNMR